The genomic region AGGAAGCGGACCGCGTGGTCGGGCTGGAGTTGGGGGCGGACGACTACGTCACCAAGCCGTTCTCACCCCGCGAGCTGCTGGCGCGTGCGCACAGCGTGCTGCGGCGCACCCATGGCAGCGGCGAGGCCGCATCGCCGCACCGCGACGAGATCCGCCGCTTCGCCGGCTGGCAGCTCAATCTGGCCGGGCACCAGTTGATCGCCCCGGACGGACGGCAGGTGCGGCTGACCCATGCCGAGTTCGACCTGCTGGCCGCGTTGGTCAACAATGCCGGCCGCATCATGAGCCGCAATGCACTGCTGGACGCGATGAGCGGGCGCGACCTCGATCCCAATGATCGCACCGTCGACGTGCTGATTGGGCGGCTGCGGCGCAAGCTCGATCCCGGGCCGGGGCAGCCGGGCTTCATCACCACGGAATATGGGCTGGGCTACCTGTTCGCGGCGCAAGTGACCTGAGCGGGGAGGTACGAACTGCGCTTGGGTCGCGAAGCGGAGCAAGGTGGATTTGTGGCCCCTGCCGGTCCCGGCCAGCACCCAGGTCTTCACATATTTGAGAATGGTGCGGAGAACGAATTAAGAATTTCTACGTTAGCGACGCGACGCAGAAATTCTTAATTCGTGGGCGGGGAATGTCGGCACGTAGGAATTCTGATTGCGCCGCACCTCGCTGTCGCAGATTGCATCGTCGTGATCTTGGTGTCCGCTTCTGTCTGCTATCGTTCTCTATTGAACGCGAGATGATAGCAAAAGAGGAAGCGTCAATGGGCGTTATGATGCAGGCGTTCTATTGGGACTGTCCGGTTCTCGAAGGTCAGGCGTTCGCTTGGTGGAAGCTTGTCAAACAACGGGTTCCAGCGCTCGCCGCGGCGGGTTTTACCGCGCTCTGGCTACCGCCCGCCAATAAAGCTGCCTCCAATACCTCGATGGGGTACGATCCGTACGATTATTTCGATCTCGGGGAATTCAACCAGAAAGGTTCGGTCGCAACCTGGTTCGGTACAAGGGACGAACTGGCCGCACTGATCGACACGGCCCACGGGGCTGGAATGCAGGTCTATGCGGACTTCGTCATCGACCATTGCAGCGGCGCGGACGCCCAGGAGGTCAGCGCTGTGGATGGGGTTAGCCGCTGGACATTGTTTACGCCGAAAAGCGGCAAGTTCCCGCGCAACAGCGAGAGCTTCCACCCATCGCGCTACGAGAGCTGGGACCAAGGTCAATTCGGAGGCATGCCGGACCTCTGCCATCGGAACCCTGCCGTCTATACGGCCTTGCTTGAGTGCGCGGAATGGATGATCAACACCGTCGGCTTTGACGGATTCCGCTTCGACTTCGTCAAAGGCTACGGACCCTGGATGGTTCGCGCCATCCAGGAACTCAGGGGCTTGCGCGGAACGCAACCGTTCAAGCCATTCTCTGTCGGTGAGTGCTGGGACGAAAGCCGGACCATTGATGACTGGCTCACCGAGGCCAACACGTGGTCGGACAATCCCGTGCGTGCCTTTGACTTCCCGTTGCGCTATCGCCTTAGAGATCTGTGCCAGACATATGGCTTCAGCCTTAGACGACTGACCGATCCGGGAACCGTCCTCATCGGCCGCTCAGACGGCGCGGACCTGGCCGTCACCTTCGTGGAGAACCACGATGTGGTCCGGAACGATCCCATCATACACGACAAGATGCTGGCATATGCATTCATTCTAACGCAGCGAGGATATCCTACCATTTTCTGGCAAGATTACTATAATTGGGGGCTTGCATTGCCAGGAGAGGTGAGTGGAATCGATGCCTTGGTACGAATTCATGAAGATTACGCGGCAGGAGATGTTCATATTTTATATGTAGATGATGATCTTTATATCATGCAGCGTTTGGGGTATGGCGAAAAGCCTGGACTTGTGTTTGTTTTAAACAACCGAGGGACTTGGAACGGCGCATCAGTACAGACGAAGTGGTTGGACACCGATCTGCGGCCGGCGGCGTGGCGTGGCCAGGATTTGGGCCAGCCCATGCCAAAGCGGACCGGCTCCGACGGATGGACCGACCTCTGGGCCCCACCACGAGGCTATGCGGTTTACGTGCCTCGTTAGCGTCACAGGTTGTTGGAGATTGCCTTGCGTTGGCGGACTATGTTCGCCATACGTCATCGGGCCATTGTGCCAAGCCGCGCAGCGCTATTGGGGTGCAGGGGCCTTGTGGCCCCTGCCGGGTCCAGGGCAGCGCCCTGGTCTTCCTTCAGTTGCGCATCGAGTGCATCAAGTATCCTGGGCAAGGCCTGCCGCAGCGCGGCGACGCGTCCGGCGAGTCCGTTCAGATCGCCGCGCCGGGCCGCGGCGCCGGTGGCCTCGGCGAGATCGAACACGGCACTGCAGCCGACATAGCTGGCGCCACCCTTCAGCTTATGGCTGAGGTCCCGGACGGCAGCGGTGTCCTCGGTGGCGAGGGCATCCGCCAGCGCCGCCAGGGTTGCCGGCGTGGTTTGGCGATAGAGGGCCAGCAGCCGCTGCGCACTGCCCAGCCCGAGATCCGCGGCCTGCTCGTGCAGCGGCACCGGTGCGGGCGGGCGCGGCGGCCCGGGCGGCACCACGCGGCCGCAGGCGAAGGCAATGGCCCGGTCGAGGTCGACGCGCCGGAACGGCTTGCCGATGAACATGTCCATGCCTGCATCGAGGCAGGCCTGCACGTCGGTCTGCACTACCTGCGCCGACAGCGCGACAATCGGCACCCTGCGCTTGCGCGGATCCGCCAGCGCGCGGATCCGGCGCGTGACCTCGATGCCGTGCATGTTCGGCAGATAGAGATCCATCAGCACAAGATCGTAGTCATGCGCGGCCAGGGCGGCGAGGGCGGCCTCGCCCCCCGTCGCCACGGTGGCGTTGTGGCCGGCGGTATGGAGCAGGCCGGTCGCGACCATCGCATTCACCTCGTTGTCCTCCACCACCAGCACGTTCAGTGCCCGCCCGGCGCAGGGGGAGGGCACAGCAGCGGTGACCGGACGTGCCGGGGCGCCGGCTTCTTCTACGCGGCGGTACGGCAGGGTGAACCAGAAGCAACTGCCCTGACCGGGGCGGCTGCTCACGTCCAGCTCGCCGCCCAGTCGCTCGATCAGGCGCCGGCAGATCGCCAGGCCCAGGCCGCTGCCGCCGTAGCGGCGTGCCACCGAGCTGTCCGACTGGGTGAAAGGATCGAAGATCGTCGCGAGCTTGGATTCCTCGACGCCGATGCCGGTGTCGGTGATGGTGAAGCGCAGCCGGCAGGTGTCATCCGCACCGGCGATTTCCTCGATGGCGAGGCTGACGCTGCCCTGGTCGGTGAACTTGATGGCGTTGCCGATGAAGTTGATCAGGATCTGCCGCAGCTTGCCCGGATCGCCGATGACCACGGGCAAGGGCGGCAGGGTGGCGAGCAGGCGCAGCCGCGGCTTGCGCGCCGCCAGCGGCCGCATCAGGCCGAGCACGCTCTCCGCTACATCGGCCACCGGGAAAGAGATCTCCTCGACATCGAGCACGTCGGCCTCGATCTTCGAGTAGTCCAGGATGTCGGAGATCACCGAGGAGAGCAGTTCCCCCGACTGGGTGATCGCATCCAGCCGGGCCCGGTCCCCGGCGGAGAGGTCGCTGTGGCCGAGCAGCTCCGCGAGTCCGAGGATGCCGTGCAAGGGGGTACGGATCTCGTGGCTCATGGTGGCGAGGAAGATCGACTTGGCGCGGTCGGCGGCGCGGGCTTCCTCGCAGGCACGGCGGTATTCCGTGACATCGCTCAGGATCATCACCGTGCCGATGACGCGCTCGCTGACATCGAGCAGGCGCTGCGACTTGATCTCGAACCAGCGGGGGCCGAGATTGGTCTGCAACTGCTGCTCACGCACGGGCAGGTCGATGTCGAGCAGCCCGGGCGGTAACCGAACCTGTTCCTGGCTGTAATAGACCATGCCGGGTGCGGAGCGTTCGGCGAACAGGCTGGTCGCCGCGCAGTTCATGTTCTCGACCTCGCCGGCGACGTCGAGCAGGATGACCGGGTCCTTCAGGCTTTCGAAGATGGTCAGGTACTTGCTTTTTTCCTCGGTCAGGGCGCGGTTGCGGATGCGGAGCTGATCAAGGGCCGCATCGCAGGTCTGTCCGGTCCATTCCTCGCAGACACCGATTTCAATGCGATCGAAATAATTATCGATGATGCGACGGTACGATTCCAGATCCTCGCGTTCGAGGCCGGCTTCGTCGAGCAGGTCCTGGTAGGAACGGCGGTAGCTCTTGAGATTGCCGAGGAACATCGCCAGCGGAATGCCGCGGGCGCGGTGGCGGCTGCCGGCTTCGATGCCGTACCAGGCAACGGGGTCACGCCCCGGTACCGTATCGGCCGTCAGCGGGGAAAGCTGGCGCCCTTCCCGCAAAGCCCGCAGCAACGCCGCGGAGAGGCCGCGCATCGAGGCGAGCCAGGCTTCCTCGAACGGGGCGGAGAACTGCATGTAGCCCCGCACCTTGCCGTTGCGGGTGAGATGATGCAGCAGCCGGTCTTCGCCGTGGGTGATGATCTCAGCGAGAGTCGGCATCAGGAGGCGCCCTCTTTCGGATGGTGTCTGGGCTCGGGGGAGATCCCCCCGAGCCCGGACAGCATACGCGATTTCAGGTGGAGAGAGAGGCTCCGCCGCAGACGACGATCTGCTGGCCGGTGATGGCGCCGGCCTCGGGGGAGAGCAGGAAGGCGGTCAGCGCGGCGATCTCCTCCGGTTGCACGAAGCGGCCGATCGGCGGGCGGCGCGGGGCAACGCCGGCGCGGGCGGGATCGTGCAGCATCGGCGTGTCGGTGGCGCCCGGGGCGACCACGTTGACGGTGATGCCGCGCGGCGCCAGTTCGGCACCCCAGGAGCGGGCGAGGCCGAGCAGCGCCGCCTTGGTGGCGGCATACTGGCTGCGGCCGGGCGCGCCATTGGCGACGCGGCTGCCGATCAGCACGATTCGCCCGCCGTCCGGCAAATGGGGGGCCAGCGCATCGGCGAGGCGGGTGGCGACATCGACGTGCAGGTGCCACATCGCCGCCCCGGCCGCGTGGTCCAGTTCACCCAGCCGGCCGACGCGCAGCACCCCGGCCGCATGCACCAGCGCATCCGGCCGGAGATCACCGAGGCTGGCGATGTCGCCGTCGAGCAGGTCGAAGGCGCGATGGGTGAAGCGCGGATCGACGAGGTCGGGCGGGCGGCGGCTGAGACCGGTGACCGCCCAGCCCTCGCGCAGCAGGCGCTGCGCGATCGCGAGCCCGATGCCGGAACTGGCACCGGTGACCAGGGCGTGCCGGGGCGGCGGGGCGGTCACTTGCCGTGGCTCCAGTCCTCGGCGAGGCGGATGTATTTGATGGTCTGCCGGAAATAGGTGAAGGCGATGTGCAGCTTGCCGTCAGAACCCTGCTTGATCGAGGGGTAGGAGAATTCGCGGTTGAGGGATTCCCGCGAGTTGTTGGTCAGGCAGTAGCCGTCACCGGTTTCGAGGTCGCGGCGATGCGGCCAGGTGGCGCCGCCGTCTTCGGAAATCGCCAGCGTCAGCGGCGCCCGCGGCGCGCCCCAGAAGGCCGTGCGATGCGTGGGCGGCTCGGCCGGGGCGGCCTGGGTGTCGTCCTCGCCGATATCGTCATAAAGCGAGATGCGGCGCGCCACCGCATCGGCGGCGCTGGAATTGTTGAAGACCAGCGCGAGATGCCCGTTGGCCAGGGCGGTGAACTGGATCGAGGAATTGTTGTTCGGCAGTTCGGTCGGCACCGGTGGCGTCCAGCTCCGGCCGTGGTCATGCGAGCGGCTGAGATAGATGTTGTCGGCCCAGCGGCTGCGGAACAGCGCCAGCAGCGAGCCGTCGGCCAGCTTGTCGATGTTCATGTGCACGCAGCCGGTGCTGGCCGGCACCTCGGCCTCGGTCCAGGTCCGGCCGCCATCGGCGGAGATCTTCACCGCACTGGTGTCGAAGTCGCCGACCCATTTCACGCCGGAACGGCCGTTGCAATAGAACACCGGCAACAGCCACTCGCCGCTGTCGAGCACGACGACGGGCTGGCGGATGAAGGTGCCGGAGCCTTCGCGCGGGCCGAACAGCGTCTCGATCGGGCCCCAGCTCTCGCCGTTGTCGGTGGAGAGGCGGCGGCGCACGATGGCGGTGTCCTGGTTGCCGGAAATCTGCGCCGTCCACAGCAGCCAGAGTTGCCCGTCCGGGGCGGGGAAGAGCAGCGGGTTCTGTTCCGAACGGCCCGGGTCGTCGGAGAGCTTCACCGCCGGCGTCCAGTGATCGGTGCCGGCGGGAAGGCGGGAGAACCAGACCGAGATGTCGGGGATGCCTTCCTGCGTGCCGCCGAACCAGACGCAGGCGAGGTCGCCGTTGGGCAGCGGCGTGATGTTGGCGGCGTGGTTCTGCACGCAGGGCGAGGGAAGGTAGGCTTCTTCCCGGGCGGGATCGGTGGCGGCGGGGGCGATGTGGCCGGTGCGCGCGGCGAGGGCGGCGGCAATGGCGGGGTCGATGGGGGCGGGGCTGGTCACGACGTTCCTCGTTGGGGGGATGGACCCGGGGAGAGTGGTCCCGCCGGCGGGGCGACCCGGCGGGACCGTGGGTGGGTCAGCGCACGGCTTCGATGGCTGCCTTGTTCTGCCAGCCGAGGGCCCATTCCAGGCCCATCACCAGGATCGGGGTGACGGCGGCAACATACATGTTGTCGATGCCGAAGGGGTTGCCAAGTGCATACCAGACCGTGGTGGCGACGGCGGCGGCAATCAGGCCGAGCGTGGCACCGCGGTTGCTGCGGAAGGCCGGCAGGTAGAAGCCGATCAGGGCGACGATCGAGATCGACAGGCGCAGCGCCCGGGTGAAGAAGGACAGCTTGAGGATGGCAGGCACGGCGAAGACGAAGACCAGCGGCACCACGCCAATGACCAGCGAGATCCAGCGGGTGGCGCGCAGCTCCTGCTCCGGGGTGGGCTTGAAGCGGGGCACGTAGAAGTCACGCACGATCAGCGAGGCGATGGCCAGGGCCACGGTGCAGACGCTGACGAAGACCGAGGCGATCAGGCCGACGGCGACGACGCCGGCAAGGATCGGGTTCATGCCCTGCAGGAACACCGGCAGCGCATAGAGGCTGTTGATGCCAGGGTGCAGGTATTTCGCGGCGACGCCGATCAAGGCGAGCGCGACGCCGAGCGGGAAGCAGAGGGCGGCGGCATAGAGGCAGGAGCGGCGCGCGTCATTGGCGCTGGCCGAGCCAGAGATCGCCTGCACGATGAACTGGGTGGAGAAGATGGCGCCAACCGTGCCGAAGGTCCAGGCGATGATCGTCGCCGGGCCGATCTTGCCGTCCCAGGTGAAGTAATGCGCCGGCATCTGGTCCATCATCGGCTGGATGCCGCCGGTGGCATAGAGCGCGACGCCGAGGATCAGCCCAACGCCGACCACCTTGATGCCGGTGTGCAGCAGCGTGACATAGGCAACGCCCTTCAGGCCGCCGAAGACGAAGTAGAAGGTGCTGACCGCGGCGATGATGCACATGGCCACCGGCAGGTTGATCTTCATCACCGTGGAGATGGCCGCGGCGCCGCTGATGTAGTTGCCGACGTTCACCAGCAGCAGCGCATAGATCATGATGATCGAGACAGTCAGCATGGTCGAGCGGCCGTATTTCTGCGCGATCGCCGCGGAGATCGTGTACTCGCCTGAGCCGTACAGCTTGCGCACGAAGAACAGGCCGAACAGCAGGAAGCCGATCGAGGCACCGATCACCGACCAGGCCGATGCAATGCCGGAATTGAAGGCTTCCTGCGCGGTGCCGACGGTTGATTTCGCGCCGACGAATTCCGACATCAGCAGGATGCCGATGACCGCGGCGGGCAGGGCGCGGCCGGCTACCATGAACTGCGCGCTGGTGCGGCTGCGCAGCCGCACCGTGAGCCAGGAGGTGAATAAGATGTAGGCGATGATCATCGCGACGATGATCGCCGTGTCGATGCTGCCAAACTCGCTCATCTTGAACGGGCTTTCTTGGTTAAGGGTCGTTGCGTCGCGTGCCCACGACGAAATTGGTCAGCAGGCGGCGCGGTAGATGTTCAGGATCTGGTCGCGGCTGAGCTCGCGCGGGTTGTTGTCGAGCAGCCGGCGAATGGCATGCGCCTCGTCGGCCATCGCACCGAGATCGGCTTCCGGCACGCCGAGGCGGGAAAGACGCATCTCCACGCCCAGCGAGGCGCAGAATTGATGGGCGACGTCGAACACGTCCCGCTCGGACGTGACCGCCGGCAGGCCCAGAGCGGCGAGGATCGCGGCGGTGCGTTCCGGCACGGCAGGGGCGTTGAAGGCCAGCACATGCGGGAAGATCAGCGCGTTGGCGGCGCCGTGGGCGATGTGGTGGCGGGTGCCGAGCGGATAGGCGACGGCATGGCCGGCGGCGGTGTTCACCGGGCCGAGGCAATAGCCGCCATAGAGCGAGGCCAAAGCGAGGCCGCTGCGTGCCTCGAGGTCCGATCCGTCGGCGATGGCGCGCGGCAGGAAGCGGCCGACCAGGCGCACGCCTTCCAGCGCGTAGAGGTCGATCAGCGGATGGGCGCGGCGGTTCGTGTACGCCTCGACGCAATGCGCCAGCGCATCGACGCCGGTGGCGGCGGTGACGGCGGGCGGTACCGAGAGCGTCAGCTCCGGGTCGACCACGGCAAGGTCGGCAAGCATGTGCGTGCTCTGCACCGCGAGCTTGTTGCGGGTGGCCGGGGCGGTGACCAGGGCGCGGGTGCCGGCCTCGCTGCCGGTGCCCGCGGTGGTGGGCACCTGCACCAGCGCACAGGCGCGACCGCGCACGCGTTCGGCGCCGACCACGTCGGTCAGGGCCTGATCGCTGCCGTGCAGCACCGCGACCAGCTTGGCGAGGTCCATGGCGCTGCCGCCACCGAAGCCGATCACCAGGTCGGGCTGCACTGAAGCGGCCGCCGCCAGGGCCGCTTCCAGGTTGGGCACGTCGGGTTCCGGGCGGACCTCGCCGAACACGGCGATGTCCGGGCTAAGTCCGAGGGCGGCGACACGGCTGACATTGAAGGCATCGGCGATGACGAGCGGGCGGGCGCAGCTGCGCGCCCGCGCCCAGCCGGCGATGCCGGCAAGCGTGCCGGGGCCGAAGGCAAGGGTGGTGGGGCGGAGGATCTCGATGGGGCGAAGAAGGTCTTGCATCGGGGGGGATCCGCTGGAGATGCGCGTCAGGCGACGAGGCGGGCGGCGGCGAGGCGCTCGGCGTAGTCGATCGCCTCGACCAGGCTCAGTTCGTTGGCGATGCCACGGCCGGCGATGTCGAAGGCGGTGCCATGGTCGACCGAGGTGCGGATGATCGGCAGGCCGAGCGTGATGTTGACGCCGCTCAGCGCTTCCCAGGTGCCGGTGGCCGGATCGACGTTGAAGCCGAGCAGCTTGACCGGGATGTGCCCCTGGTCGTGGTACATCGCCACCACCGCGTCGAACTGGCCGGCGCGCAGCTTGACGAAGACGGTGTCGCCGGGCACCGGCCCGACCACGTCCATGCCCTCGGCGACGCAGGCGGCGATGGTGGGGGTGCTGACCTCGATGTCCTCGCGGCCGAACAGACCGCCCTCGCCGGCATGCGGGTTGAGCGCCGCCACGGCGATGCGGGCGCGGGCGACACCGAGGTCCTTCAGCGCGCGGTGGGTAAGATCGAGGACGTAGCGCAGCCGCTGCGGCGTGAGCTTCTTCGGCACGTCCTGCAGCGCGACATGCGTGGTGACGTGGCTGACCCGCATGTTGCCGTGCGCCAGCATCATCACCGAACCGGAGGCACCGGTCAGCGCGGCAAGCATGTCGGTGTGGCCGGCATAGTGGTACCCGGCCTTGTTCAGCGCCTCCTTGTTCAAGGGCGCGGTCACCAGCCCGCCGGTGCGGCCGGCCTCGGTGAGGCGCACCGCGCGCTCGATGGCGAGATAGGCGAAGCGGCCGCCATCCTCGTTGAGCACGCCGGGCAGGATCGGGTTGCCTTCCGGCCCCGCCTGCAGGCAGGCGAGCGCGGGCCAGGCTTCATCCTCGGTGATTTCGGGGATGTCGATGCCGAGGTCGAGCTGCGCCTGCGCCGCCCGCAGCGCCGGCGTGCTGCCGATGACGAGCAGGCGCAGGTCGCCGGCCTCGATGCGGGGGCGCAGGTGCGCGCAGGCCTTGACGATGATCTCCGGCCCGACGCCGGCCGGATCACCCATGGTGATGGCGAGATGTGGCTTCATGCCCCCGGTTCCTTGCTGTTTTGTTCGATGTTGTCGGCGATGCGGCGCAGCAGGTCGGGGGCGCCGAAGGCCCCGGATTTCGACACCACAACCACGCCATCCCAGGCGCCGCCACGCATGATCGAGCACGGCACGCCGGGCTGGAGCTGGCCGCGGACCTCGAGATGGGTGGCGCCGAGCGCGGTGCAGATCGCCCGCAGCGTCTCGCCGCCCGCGACCACCAGGGTGCGGGGCGGGGCGAGCCGCGGCAGCAATGCCGAGAGTTCGCGGTCGATCCAGGCGGCGGCGGCGACGCGGTCGGTGCCTGCGGGCAGATCGAAGCTGGCCAGCGCGGTGCCGGTGGCGGTGAGGCGCGCGGCAAGGCCCGCCGCACTGGCCGCGTCGCCGCCGGCGAGCGGAAGATGATGCGCCCTTGCTTCCCGCAGTTGCGCGGCGGTGACCGGATGGTCCGAACCGAACAGGCCCAGCAGCGGCGCGGGAAACGGCCCGTCGAGATCGGCCGGCGCGCCGGCGAGCAGGGCCGCGAGGCCGCCGCTGCCGCTCCAGAGCACCGGCCCGGACAAAGCGCGGCCGGCGGTGGCGATCTGGTGCAGGTCGTCCTCGGTCTCGGCATCCCACAGGCTGACCCCCGGCGGCACCGTATCGCCGGGCCGGACCAGGGTGACGACGATGCCATGCCGGGCCAGGGTGTCGTGCAATGGCTCGCCGACGGGCCGCCAGCCGGCACCGTCACGGGCGTATTGCTGGCCGGCGCGGGTGATGCGCCCCTGGAAGGGAAAGGCGGGGGCGATCAGGCAATGCGCCGGGCGCAGCTTCTGCAGGCCGGCGGCGAGGCCGGTGGCCCCATGGCCACGCAACAGGCTGTCGAGCTTCCAGAAGGCGACGGTGTCGGGCGTCGGCGCGAGGGCGGCGGCGAAGGCGGCCGCCGTCGCGGCGGTCGCCTTCTTGTCCTGCTCGCGCGTGGCGATATCGAGCGCAGCGCTGGCGGGGAGGGCGCCTGCGGGCGGCGCCCAGAACACCGCCACCTGCCCCGCCCGCGCGGCGAAGCACGCCGCGCTGTCCAGCGCCCCCGTCAGGTCATCGGCGACGAGACGGAGATGCATTCAGCCCTGCCGCATCCGCTGGGTCAGCGCCGAGGCGGCGCGGGTGATGATCGAGGTGTCGGTGGCCACCGCGATGAAGTCGACACCCTCGGCGACGCGGCGCGCCGCCTCGGCCTCGTTGGTGGTCAGGTAGCCGCAAGGCTTGCCGACCGCGCGCAGGCGGCGGAAGGCGTCGTCGATCGCGGCCTGCACCTCCGGATGCTGGGCGTTGCCGAGATGGCCCAGCGAGGCGGCGAGGTCGGAGGGGCCAATGAAGACACCGTCCACGCCTTCGACCGCGGCGATGGCTTCCAGGTTGCGCAGGCCGGCTTCGTTTTCGATCTGCACCAGCACGCAGATGTCGTCGGCGGCGCCGCGGAGATAGCCGGTGTCGAGCCCGTAGCGGGCGGCCCGCGAGGCACCGGAGACGCCGCGCACGCCCTGCGGCGGATAGCGCGTGTAGCTGACCGCCAGCGCGGCTTCCTCGGCCGACTGCACATAGGGGAACAGCAGCGAGCGGGCGCCGGCATCGAGCACGCGCTTGACCAGCACCATGTCCGACCAGGCCGGCCGCACGATCGGGCTGACCCCGGTGCCGTTCAGCGCGCGCAACTGCGAGATCACGTTGGGCAGCTCGTTCGGCGAATGCTCGGTGTCGATCAGGATCCAGTCGAAACCGCAGCCGGAGAACAGCTCTACCAGCTCGGTGCTGGCGAGGGTGGAGAACAGGCCAAGCTGCTGGCGCCGGCCGAGGTCACGCTTGAAGGGGTTCATCGGAGGGGCAGTTCCTTTGTCACGAGGTGGCGCCGACGGAGATCGCGCCGGCTGAAAGCCGCACGGCGGTGCTGAGCTCGCCGGCGATGCGCTGCGCCGCCGGCAGGGCGGCGGCGACGAATTCGGCGAGCGGCGCCCGCGCCGCGTCGATGGTGAAGCTGATGCCCGCGATCGGCGAGCCGGTGGCATCGAGCACCGGGGCGGCGACGGTACGCAGCCCATAGGCGTTCTCGCCATCGGAGACGGCGTAGCCCCGGGCACGGATGTCGCGCAGCCGTGCCAGCAGCGCGTCGAGATCGGTGAGGGTGCGCTCCGACAGCTTGACCCGCTCGACGCTTTCCAGCAGCGCGACCTGGCGCGGCTGCGGCAGGTAGGCGAGCTGGACCTGACCGATCGCCGCGGCATAGACGGGGATGCGCCGTCCGGGGCGGCGGTCGATGTCCTGGCGCATCTGCCCTGATTGCACGCGTTCGAGATAGACGACGTCGGGGCCGTCGAGGATCGCGAGCGAGCCGGCATCGGCGAGGGCGGGCACGCATTCGCGCAGCAGCGGTGCCGCATGCGCGGGAAGATCCTGCGAGGCCAGCGCCAGATAGCCGAGTTCCAGGCATTTCAGGGTGAGCCTGAACCGCTTGCTGGTGGGCACGGCACAGAGATAGCCGAGCGAAACCAGGGTGTGGATCAGCCGGAACGCGGTGCCGCGGTCGAGCCCGGCACGCGCGGCCACCTCGCTGATGGTCAGTTCCGGCAGTGTCGGGTCGAAGGCGCGCAGCACGGCGAACACCTTCGCTGCCGACTGCACCAGATTCTTGCCGTTCTCAACCATGCTGGCCCGTCCCTTCGGGTTGGAGACCCGAACCGCACCCCGTTCCGATGTTCGGAATGCGAACACTTGTTTGTATACCGATCATTCAGCGCCTGCCTGAAAGTTGCGTCAAGGACTTTCTTGTTGCCCGAAAAGGCGGTTTCGCTGGGAATTATTGTGCGATGCGGCATGGGGCGGTCGGGAGTGAGGTCCGACAGCGGAGGGGCCGCAGAGCAACGAAAAAGGCCGGAGGCAACTGCGTGCCTCCGGCCCTGGGGGGCGATGAAGGAGCGAGGCGGGCGGCGTCAGCCGAGGCTGATGCGCACGCCCAGCGCGGCGATGAACCGGGCCAGCCAGGCCGGATGGGCGGGCCAGGCCGGGGCGGTGATCAGGTTGCCATCCGCCACCGCCCCGTCGATCGCGATCTCGGCGTAGCGGCCGCCGGCCAGCGCAACTTCCGGCGCGCAGGCCGGATAGGCCGAGACCGTGCGGCCGCCGATCACCCCGGCCGCCGCCAGCAACTGCGGGCCATGGCAGACCGCGGCGATCGGCTTGTTGGCCTCGGCGAAGGCACGGATCAGCGACAGCACGCGCGGGTCGAGGCGCAGATATTCCGGCGCCCGGCCACCCGGGATCACCAGCCCGTCATACTGGTCGGCGGAGACGGTGTCGAAACCGGCATTCAGCGTGAAGCGATGGCCGGGCTTCTCGGTGTAGGTCTGGTGACCTTCGAAATCATGAATGGCGGTGGCGATGTGGTCGCCCGCCTGCTTGCCGGGGCAGACGGCATGCACGGTCAGCCCGACCATCTGCAGCGCCTGGAACGGTACCATGGTCTCGTAATCCTCGGCGAAATCGCCGACGAGCATCAGGATCATCTTCTTCGTCAAACCCGCCTCCTGTTGTTGCGACGGCGCCCTGGCGCCATCGGATCGATCCGG from Rhodovastum atsumiense harbors:
- a CDS encoding sialidase family protein; amino-acid sequence: MTSPAPIDPAIAAALAARTGHIAPAATDPAREEAYLPSPCVQNHAANITPLPNGDLACVWFGGTQEGIPDISVWFSRLPAGTDHWTPAVKLSDDPGRSEQNPLLFPAPDGQLWLLWTAQISGNQDTAIVRRRLSTDNGESWGPIETLFGPREGSGTFIRQPVVVLDSGEWLLPVFYCNGRSGVKWVGDFDTSAVKISADGGRTWTEAEVPASTGCVHMNIDKLADGSLLALFRSRWADNIYLSRSHDHGRSWTPPVPTELPNNNSSIQFTALANGHLALVFNNSSAADAVARRISLYDDIGEDDTQAAPAEPPTHRTAFWGAPRAPLTLAISEDGGATWPHRRDLETGDGYCLTNNSRESLNREFSYPSIKQGSDGKLHIAFTYFRQTIKYIRLAEDWSHGK
- a CDS encoding sodium:solute symporter family protein produces the protein MSEFGSIDTAIIVAMIIAYILFTSWLTVRLRSRTSAQFMVAGRALPAAVIGILLMSEFVGAKSTVGTAQEAFNSGIASAWSVIGASIGFLLFGLFFVRKLYGSGEYTISAAIAQKYGRSTMLTVSIIMIYALLLVNVGNYISGAAAISTVMKINLPVAMCIIAAVSTFYFVFGGLKGVAYVTLLHTGIKVVGVGLILGVALYATGGIQPMMDQMPAHYFTWDGKIGPATIIAWTFGTVGAIFSTQFIVQAISGSASANDARRSCLYAAALCFPLGVALALIGVAAKYLHPGINSLYALPVFLQGMNPILAGVVAVGLIASVFVSVCTVALAIASLIVRDFYVPRFKPTPEQELRATRWISLVIGVVPLVFVFAVPAILKLSFFTRALRLSISIVALIGFYLPAFRSNRGATLGLIAAAVATTVWYALGNPFGIDNMYVAAVTPILVMGLEWALGWQNKAAIEAVR
- the pdxA gene encoding 4-hydroxythreonine-4-phosphate dehydrogenase PdxA; translation: MKPHLAITMGDPAGVGPEIIVKACAHLRPRIEAGDLRLLVIGSTPALRAAQAQLDLGIDIPEITEDEAWPALACLQAGPEGNPILPGVLNEDGGRFAYLAIERAVRLTEAGRTGGLVTAPLNKEALNKAGYHYAGHTDMLAALTGASGSVMMLAHGNMRVSHVTTHVALQDVPKKLTPQRLRYVLDLTHRALKDLGVARARIAVAALNPHAGEGGLFGREDIEVSTPTIAACVAEGMDVVGPVPGDTVFVKLRAGQFDAVVAMYHDQGHIPVKLLGFNVDPATGTWEALSGVNITLGLPIIRTSVDHGTAFDIAGRGIANELSLVEAIDYAERLAAARLVA
- a CDS encoding iron-containing alcohol dehydrogenase, which codes for MQDLLRPIEILRPTTLAFGPGTLAGIAGWARARSCARPLVIADAFNVSRVAALGLSPDIAVFGEVRPEPDVPNLEAALAAAASVQPDLVIGFGGGSAMDLAKLVAVLHGSDQALTDVVGAERVRGRACALVQVPTTAGTGSEAGTRALVTAPATRNKLAVQSTHMLADLAVVDPELTLSVPPAVTAATGVDALAHCVEAYTNRRAHPLIDLYALEGVRLVGRFLPRAIADGSDLEARSGLALASLYGGYCLGPVNTAAGHAVAYPLGTRHHIAHGAANALIFPHVLAFNAPAVPERTAAILAALGLPAVTSERDVFDVAHQFCASLGVEMRLSRLGVPEADLGAMADEAHAIRRLLDNNPRELSRDQILNIYRAAC
- a CDS encoding four-carbon acid sugar kinase family protein, which gives rise to MHLRLVADDLTGALDSAACFAARAGQVAVFWAPPAGALPASAALDIATREQDKKATAATAAAFAAALAPTPDTVAFWKLDSLLRGHGATGLAAGLQKLRPAHCLIAPAFPFQGRITRAGQQYARDGAGWRPVGEPLHDTLARHGIVVTLVRPGDTVPPGVSLWDAETEDDLHQIATAGRALSGPVLWSGSGGLAALLAGAPADLDGPFPAPLLGLFGSDHPVTAAQLREARAHHLPLAGGDAASAAGLAARLTATGTALASFDLPAGTDRVAAAAWIDRELSALLPRLAPPRTLVVAGGETLRAICTALGATHLEVRGQLQPGVPCSIMRGGAWDGVVVVSKSGAFGAPDLLRRIADNIEQNSKEPGA